The genomic window GATTTATCAGGTATAAAATCGTATAATGGTTATCTAAACGGAAAGTGGGCATTATTCGAATACGATAATAAAACCCGAAAAATAACTCACAATTTTAGCGACGGAATCGTGGCTGAAGGCTCAAATGATTTAAAAATAATTGTCCTAGATAATTTAGGGAATTCTACTATCTTTGAAACTCGTTTTTTTAGAAGTCAAAAACCATAAAAATCAAATTCCTTGGGTTTACATAAAATAATACTTGTTTTCTTTTTTTTCTGTTTCGGGTTGGTAGCAACTGCTCAATCGGCTAAAGTTAAAGGAGTTGTTTTAGATAAAAATAATCAGTCTGTTGCCAATGTAAATGTAAGTTGCAAAGGAAATGCTACTCAAACGAATATCAACGGATATTACAATATCACAGTTCCTGCAAACCAAAAAGTAGTGCTAACTTTTTCGCATATTTCCTTGAAAAAAGTTACGGTTACATTGACTTTAAAACCAAATGAAGATTACGAATTCAATTTGGTGATGAACGATCGAGACGAGCAAATGGGGGAAGTGGTTATTACTTCAACTAATAAAAAAAGGGTTCAAGGAATTACGACTATCGAGCCAGAAACGATTCGGAAAATTCCTGGAGCCAATGCTGGTGTGGAGAATATTTTGAAATCGCTGCCTGGGGTTAATTCCAATAACGAATTGAGTACGCAATATGCCGTTCGTGGTGGAAATTATGATGAAAATTTGGTTTATGTAAACGAAATTGAAGTCTATCGTCCGTTTTTGATTCGTTCGGGTCAGCAAGAAGGATTGAGTTTTACCAATACGGATTTGGTTCAAAACATTGATTTTTCGGCGGGAGGTTTTCAGTCCAAATATGGCGATAAGTTATCCTCGGTGTTGGATATAACGTATCGAAACCCAACACAATTTGGAGCTGTTGCCGAGGCTAGTTTTCTGGGAGCAAGCGTGGCTGTTGATGCGGTTTCTAAAGATAAAAAATGGTCGCAAGTTTCAGGAATTCGTTACCGAAATAATTCGCTTTTGGTGAATAGTCAAGACACAGAAACCAATTATACACCTATGTTTATTGATTTCCAAACCAATGTCAATTTCAAACCTTCGGACAAATGGGAGTTTAGTTTCTTGGGAAATATTTCTCAAAATGATTACCAATACCAACCCTTAACACGTCAAACTAATTTTGGAACTATCGATAATCCAATGGCGTTATTGGTTTTTTATGAAGGACAGGAAAAAGACAAATACACGACTTATTTTGGAGCCGTAAAATCTACTTATACGGCTTCTGAAAGAGCTACTTATAAATTGATTGCTTCGGCGTATCACACCCAAGAGCAAGAACATTTTGATATTCTTGCTCAATATCGTTTGGGCGAAGTAGATGCGGACAGTAGTTCAGACACCTTTGGCGATGTAGCTTTTACGAGAGGAATCGGTTCGCAATTGAATCACGCTCGAAATGATTTGGATGCTTTAATCATCAACACCGAATTAAAAGGAATTTATAATTTCAAGAAGAACCAATTGGAATGGGGAGTCAAATTTACTCGCGAATCCATTCGAGATCGAGTAATTGAGTGGGAAGTAATCGATTCTGCTGGGTTTTCTATCAATCCGCCTAGAGATTTTTTACCAGTTAAGAATGAACCTTATGAAGTTTATACAGGGCCATTAGTTCCGTATCAAAATGTAAGAGCGACTAATTTTGTTGACATCAATCGATTTTCTGGTTATGTGCAATGGAGCAGTAAAGGTTATATTGGTAGTAACGAAATTTGGTTAAATGCTGGAGTTCGTTCCCAAAGTTGGACTGTTTCTGGTGATGGAATTGAGAGTGCAACGCAATTTACTTTTAGTCCAAGAGCGCAAATTTCTTTGAAACCCAATTGGAGTAAGGATATGTTTTTTCGACTTTCGGGTGGATTGTACCATCAGCCACCGTCGTATCGTGAGTTGAGAGATACGGATGGAGTTGTCCAAGCGGATGTAAAAGCACAGCAATCGGTTCATATTGTTTTGAGTAATGATTATAGTTTCAAGATGTGGAATCGTCCTTTCAAAATGGTTTCTGAAATTTATTATAAATCATTGACTGACGTGAATACTTATACTTTAGACAATGTTCGAATTCGTTACGCAGCAACTAATTTGGCAAAAGCGTATGCGCAAGGATTTGATTTTAGACTGAACGGAGAATTTGTTCCCGGAACCGAATCTTGGTTTAGTTTTGGGTATTTAAAAACAGAAGAAAATAGTCAAGGCAAAGGCTATATCTCAAGACCAACCGACCAAAGATTGAAATTTGCGCTTTTGTTTCAGGATTATATGCCTAGAATTCCGAGTATAAAATTATACCTGAATTTGGTTTACAATACAGGATTACCCGGAGGTTCGCCATCATACTCTGATCCTTATTTATACCAAAATCGTTTGAATGATTACCGTCGTGCCGATGTTGGTTTTTTCAAAGTTTTGATTGATGAACAAAATCCTTCTGCAAAAAGATGGTTACAACCTTTCAAAGAATTGGCTATTGGTGTAGAAATTTTTAATCTTTTCGACAACCAAAATGCGATTACCAATACTTGGGTTCGTGATGTGTATTCCAAAAATCAATACGCCATCCCGAATTATATGACCACACGAGTTTTTAATGTGAAGGTGAATATGAGGTTTTAATGGGAATCATAAAGAAACATAAACGAATTTATTATAGACCCGGAATGATCTCCTTGGTCTTTATTCCTTTGTTGTGTTTGTGGTTTTTTTGTAAAAATGATTCTTTTAAGGTTTATTCACTATTTAATTTAATGTATGTTGAAGAATCTGTATTTATTGAAAACAATGTTCCTAATATAAGAAAATACAGAAACTTTAATTTTAATAATTCTGAAATAATTGAACATAATAAATTGAATCAATTACAAGTTTCTTTAAGAAAATTAAAGTTAGAAAATGATACAATTAATGGTATTAAGATTCATTTTGGGAACAAAGCAAATTATGCTGTTTTTGTAAAAGTCCTAGATATTATAACAATAGAAAGTATGCCAGTTTATTGTCCTTATAAAAATGATATTTGGGTTTTTGTTCCTGCTCCTAAAAAACCTGTAGCTGTACAAAACAATACACAACCAGTACAAATGTATGAATGTGTTTCAGGCAGAATGAGCAAAGAAGATGAATTAAGATTTGAAGCGGAAAAAGAAAAAAGAGAATTTGAATTAAAGATTGATGTTATTAAAAAGCATTGGATGTTGTATCTTGGTTATTTTGGAATTGTACTTCTTAATATTTTTACTTTGATAAAGTTTAATAGAAGTAAAACAATTCACTAAACTCTATATCAAAGTATCACTCTCCAAATCTGATTTTTCAATAGTGAAATCAAAACCCAATTGTTCTACTAATTGAATCACAAAGTTTTTTTACAACAGTTTTAAAAGCTTATCGGTATATTTTTTAATAATTTTTTTGGATCAACTAAATTAATTTTCATCAATTGCAGAATTACAAAATCAGCACTAGTTTAGTATTGAAAAAACTTGAGTTGAATGAAGTTTCATGTTTCTAATAAAAAAAGAAAGGGATCAAATTCCAAAGAATTCTCTCCCTTCCCAACCAAATTACTATTGTTCAGATAAAAAAATATTTTTTTCGGAAATTAATCAGTTCAATAAGGAACTGCATAAAATCCAGTACTAAAAATTTATTTAACTATTATTTTTGTTGTCAATCCTGTTTTTAAACTTTTGAGAATATAAATCCCATCAGATAAATCGTTGATAGCAATTGTTGTTTCCAGATTAGTTGTTTCAATTTGTTTTACAACAATTCCTGTGATACTAATGAATGCTACGGTATCATTTTCAACAACTGATTTTAGTGTTATTTTATTTTTACCAACTGTTGGATACACATAAAACAAATTGGTTTTTTGCGCATATTCATTTACAGCCAGAGTTCCGTTTTGTCTATCGGTTATTTGCTTTACAATGTTATTGATGTAAACTTCAATATTGGTATATCCTGTGTCAAGTGTTTTCAAGTTACCATCGGTAGCACTGGCAGGATTCAATCCTTTCTCTGTTTCCCAAACATCTGGCATACCATCATTATCCGTATCGACAGGTGCAACTTCTGTTGGCAATTCTGGCCATCCACCAGCTGCTGATTGCGTATCGATGTATCCATTTGTGCTTCCGTTACCGCCATTCATAATAGATGCTGTTCCAGATCGGGTATCATCAACCGCTCTTTTATCAACTGCATCTCTGTATAAACTTGCTCCTACATTATCTAAAACTAGTTCATAAGCATTGGTTGCGGTATGGGTTGTAATTTCGCCTGGATTGTGTGGTGCATTGATTTTCATTGCTATTTTATCGTCATTGCTAACGGGAAGCTGACTGCCGTGAAACTGGTTATACACTCCATAAGTCCAATTGTCTTGGGTAGCACGAGTGGAACCATTTACAAAATTTCCATCGACATATAATTTCCCCCAAATTCCGTAAAGAGGTGATGTCGGGTCCAAATTTCTACCAGTGGACAGAATCCTTTCCTTGGTAGAATTAGAAGTTCCTGGGCCTGGTTTCCAATAGTTGTTTACCAAATTTACATTCATTGCATCTCCACCATAACAACTATTACCTCCCCAATTGTAGATAACATTATTTCGAATGTCTAACAATCCCTCTAAAGGCACAGTTCGAGTTGCATATTCTCCAAGTCTTGGGTTTCTGCTATCGTGATGAGCCAACAAATTGTGATGAAAAGAAGCTTTCATACCTCCCCAAATCCCTCCATAACCATGCGCACCTTTATCGTGAACTGAATTGCGAAGACTTTCTGAAAGAATACTCCATTGTAAGGTGAAATTTTTATTTTCGTAAAACGAGGCGCATTCATCCGTTGACCAGCTCACTGAACAATGATCAATAATAATATCCTGCTGAAAACGTGCTCCAAGTGCATCATTTTCTACATTCTGCTCATCGCCCATTCTAAAGCGCAAATAACGTAGAATAACATTATTTCCTCTTATCGTAACATTATAATCTCGCAAGCAGATACCGCCTCCAGGTGCTGTTTGCCCCGCAATGGTAATGTTGTCGGTAATGCCCAATTCACTTTGTAGTTTAATCGTTCCTGATACTTTGAAAACAACAATTCTAGGTCCAGTCTGATTTATTGCAGCACGAAGCGAACCTGTGCCTGAATCATTCAAATTAGTTACATATATAACCCTTCCTCCACGGCCACCAGTAACGTATTTGCCATAACCTTCCGCTCCCGGGAAAGCTGGGGTTTCTTTATTATTTGTCCCAGCTGTTCCCCAAAAAGCATACAATACCTGATTGCCAGTTGTAGTTGTTTCAATTTTTTTTATCGTATTTGGGATTGTCGGCGAGGTTGACCATCCGTAGAAGGTGTAACCCATCAAAGTTGGAACAGGCAAAGTTGATGAAATTCCTTCGGTGTATGCTGTTGGAGTCAAACCTGTTAATATTGAACCATCAATTGAGTTTAGATATGAAATACTATAGGTGTTAACCGCTTTAAATTCTGCTACATAAGTAACATTTGAAGCTATAGCAAAAGTAACCGGATTAGCTGTCGAAACAGGATTTCCGTTAGCATCTACCCATCGAACGAAATTGTAACCAAAATTAGCTGTTGCCGTTAGACTTATTTGCGTTCCATCAACAAATTGACTGCCTAATTGATTCGAAGTTATTGTACCCGATGCAGCAGGACTTACATTGGTCGTTAAACTATAGGAGACTGCGGAGGCATTGGTAATTTTTTCAAAATAATCAAAATTGCCTACATAGTTATTCCCTGTGACAGGTTTAAATACGAAATACAAATCATGTGTACCTGTTGTTTGGGCTATGCTAACAGGGATAATTTGATATGTTGTCCAGTTTCCAGTGGAAGTAGTATTGATGTTGGCTGTACCAATTAAAGTACCATTAACGGCATCTATTCTTATTTCAACAGTTCCAGCCAAAGTCCCAATAGTTGGCGACCCAGTTTGTGTTCTACTGGCAGCTGCAATATCAAAACGGGTATCATATTGATTAAAGACGTGTCCTGTGAATTTAATCCAATATCCATTTCTACAATTTCCTATATTCTTACCGCCAGAAAGAGCAGTATTAGTTTCTATAGATACTCCATTAAAATCATTATAATTTTCGGCCTCGATTCGCTGAATGGTTTGCGAAAACCCTATTACTGAAAAGAATATCAGTAACAGGGTAATAGAAAATTGTTTTTTCATTTCAGTCTAGTTTTTGATCACTTTCACGTTATAAATAACTCCTTCTACGCTTTTCAAGCTAACAATATAAATGCCTGAATTCAAATTGCTTAAATCTACAGAACGAGTCGTTGGCAAAACGCCTGCTTTTAGCTTTTGTCCTTGCATTGAATACACATCATAATTTAGACTTCCAATTCCTTCAGGCAATGTTAGATTCACAACACCATTTGTAGGGATTGGATACGCACTCACGCCATTAGATACTTTGATTGATTCTAATCCTAAAGTACTGATGGTTCTTTTAGCACTCAAACCACCATATTCACTAACTGCTTGTACCGCATATTCGTGTTGTCCGCTTGCTGAAGTATCTACATAAGTGGCATCAGTTGTAATTGCTAACACCTTATTATCTCTAGTCACGACATAACAAATAGCATATTTATTGTCATCCCATTTAAGAGTATTGTTTCCAAGATTAGAAAGATTCGCTGGTGCTTCAACTTGTTCTACCACTAAACGCGGATTCCATTGGTCTGTTCCGGAAAGAACATTTTCTATGGTATATTCGTCTGCCTGTGCTTTGGTCAAAACTGGATTGTAATTTCCTGTTTGAGGCACACTATTTACATTAAAAACATTGGTTCTATTAGCAGTATTAATAGCTACTCCATTACCATTCACACTATTGTATTCTGCAAAAAGTGCTGGTACCGTTCCCATGCTTGCCCAACCTTGAGTGTTAGGTTCGTTGATCATCGTGGTATTCAAATAAACTGCTCTTGGAGCATTTTGCCAAGGACGTCCCAAATAATATCCAGAAACTGCAGTAATGGTATTGTTGTTGAAAATATACCCGTAAGGATCGGTGGCATTATGAAGTGGAGCGACAATATACCCCTCTGCAACAGAAACCAATTTACATTCTTCAAACCAATGTGTTCCACCTCCACAAATAAAATCTACATCACCTTCGATGGTTGATTTGTAATAAAAACTTCTGTTACCACCTGTAACTTGAGTGTCTTGTTTGCTTCTGAGTCTAATTCCGTTATACACATTTCTGTCTCCCGCAGGATTAAGTGCTGGTCTTTGTCCAGAAGTTGTAATTCCGTCTTTATGCTCAATGGTTATATTTTCCATATACAAATCATTGGCTTCGATGGAGAGAACGGCGTTTTTTAAACCCCATCCTGGATTTCCTTGAAGAATTACATCCTTTGATTGGGCAATCAGGGAAACATTATTTTTGCCTGCAGGAAGTTGAAGCACTATCCCTTGAGGATTGGTTCCATCACCACCTAAATTATAAGTTCCGTTGGTAATCAACACCAAAAATCTCGTTGATGAATTAGAGGGTGCTTTAGTAAATGCTTCGGCAATAGTTTTTACATATTTTCCTGAAGCTATTTGGTCAACAGTAGCATTGGCATCCACAATTAAATCAAAATTACGTTTAACGGCAATTGGTTTTTCCATTGTTTTAAATGACAAACTAACCATAGCTGCATCATTATTGGAAAGATCGCGAACAAAGCCTGCTGGTAAACTAAAGGTATATTGTTTGTTGTATTCTAAACCGTAATAACTGAATTTTACCGTTTTATTTACAAATTCTGCATTCAAATTTTTACCATCAAGAGTTGCTTGCCCAGTTCCAAATTTTACTTTTTCATCATAAGTCAGGATAATGTTTCCACTAGCACCAACGGTTGTTGCAGCTGCAACAGGAAGGGTTGATTGAAGTACCGGAGCAATAGCATCCGTAACCAAAACTTCTTCCGCCGTGACCATAACGTTAGATACTACCGTTGCTGTTACGTCTATAGCGTTTCCGTGTTTTGGTCCAGTTACATTAGGAAACCATCTGAGATACACTTTTGTTTTTCCTTCTGCTTCCACTGGCAATATTCCTCCAATTGAAGTGATTGAGCTTGAATTTATGGTAGTTAAGCTGGAAACATTTACAAAGTTTGTACCGTCAAGCGAATATTGCAAAGTCCATTCGTCGCAACCATAATAATAACCGATGAGTCCCGAGGACACATTAATGTTTTTGTATCCAACCGTTGAGAAAGACGTCATAAAATAAAAGAAATCTCCTCTAATGGTATTCCATACACAAAACCCGTTTCTTCCGCCTCTATTCAAAACCCTCACGTTGGGAGTTACGATATTGTCATTGATGTTATACGCAAACAACTGTGGCCTGTTGTCAACATTGGAGTATAATTCAGCAATCCTAGGATGAGCATATTGGTCAGTCTTGAATGTCCATCCCGCTATAAAAGACTGGTTGTCATAAGTTCCTGTGATGCTCTTGTTGGCATCCATTGTTAATGTGGTACTCAAAGCGGTGGAGCCATCCGACCAATTACTGAATTTAACAATGTCATTTTCAATGGCCGTGATGGTCACATTTGTTCCAGCTTCATAAACAGAGAAAGCCCCATCCTTGCCGGCAGGAGAAACCGAATATTCTCCTAATCCAAATGCACCTGCAGTATTCACGGTCAAATTATAAGTGCTGACTGCTGCATATTCCGCCACCAAAGTTGTATTGGAAGTAATCGTAAATGTATAAGGATTGGCCGTTGAAACCTGTACTCCATTGCCATCTACCCAACGAGTAAAATTATACCCAAAGTTCTTGTTTGCTGTTAATGTTACCGCGGTTCCTTGATTTAATGTGCTGCCCCCAGGATTCGAACTAATTGTTCCTGATGCAGCAGGGCTGACATTGGTGGTCAAAGTGTAAGTAATTGCTGTGGGATCATTAGTCACTTTTTCGAAATAATCTAAATTGAATAAATAACCTGTGTTTGTTGGATGTTTAAAAACTAGGTACAAATCGTGTGTACCCGTCGTTGAGGTAATTGAAGTTGAAAACTTTTTGTAATCGCTCCATCCTGTACTCCCAGATACTGTTGCAGTTCCTATCAAAGTTCCGTCAGCAGCGTCCAGTCTAAATTCTATCGTTCCTCCAGTAGTTCCAGAAGCCGTAGCAGTGAAAGTGGCATCGTATTGGTTAAACACGTGTCCTGTGAATTTAATCCAAGTATTATTTCTAATATAACCCACGTTTCCGCCTCCTGAAAGAGATGCATTCGTTTCGGCTCTTGCCCCAGAAGCCGTATTAAAAGTTTCGGCCTCAATCTTTTGAGTGGTTTGTGAAAAACCCATTGCTGAAAAAAGCATCAGCAACAAAAACATAAGGTATTGTTTTTTCATTTTCATTTTGTTTGGTTTGTTAATAGTTAATTATTTCCTTTTTTTGTATAGTTGTTATAAGAACACTAATCAGTCCTCTTTTATTCTAATATTTTGACTTGATCTTTAATTGATTCCAATACTTTTATATCCTTGTCAAAAACAATTTTCTTACCGTTTGTTTTGAATGAAATGGCTTGAGTAGAAGTACCACCAATCCAAAAAAGTTGGTTTTCGCCACTAGATTTAAAATTTTCAAAAGTTACATTTTGGCTATTTGAAAAACTGGCTGCTATACCTAGTTTATCCAATCTTAAATCGATATTTTCAAAATTAATTTTACGAGCATAATTCATTTGGATACCAACATCTGATCGAATAATCATGTTTTTGAATTGGATGTTTTCAACAGGCATTTCTGGAATTCCTGTAATTTTCATCGCTTGTTTGGCTCCGTTGACATAAATATTTTTGAAAAACATATTTCTGAAGGCTGGAGTTTCTTCTGATACCGTTTCTTTTTCCACAATCATTTCGCCAGTGATTGGGTCTTCGACTGCCCCCTTGGTAAAATAATAGAGGTTAAAATTGATGGCATCGGTTGGGATATTGTTCATTCGGATGTCTTCCATCCAAATATTTTCGACCAAGCCACCACGCCCTCGAACAGACTTGAAACGCAAGCCGCAATCGGTGCCTATAAAAGTGAGATTCTTGGCAAAAATATTTCGAACGCCTCCCGACATTTCGCTCCCGATGACAAAGCCCCCATGAGCGTGATAGACAACACAATCTGTAATGACAAACAATTCTGTTGGTTTTCCTCGATCTCGACCTTCTTTGTCTTTGCCCGATTTGATACAAATAGCATCATCACCCACATCAAAACGACAATTGGTCACAGTACCAATTCGGCAAGATTCAATATCAAGGCCATCACCATTTTGCGAATACCAAGGGTTGCGAATGGTTAGATTATTCAATGTTATATGCTCGCACATCAATGGATTAATATTCCAAGCAGGAGAGTTTTGAAAAGTAACGCCATCCAGCAGTAGTTTTTTGCAATTGACAAAACTTACCATCACGGGGCGTAATGCCTGCTTATAAGGTTCCATATTTTCAACAGTTGCTTTTTTAGGCAGTTTGTCTTTGTGTTCATTTCCGATTAATGCTTCTTCCGATGGATACCAAATTTTACCATCTTTAGAAAGTACACCTCCTGATTTAACAAGCTCATCCCATTGTACTGCTGTCATTTTTCCAATTTTAATTGGACGCCATTTAGAACCATTTCCATCAAAAATGCCTTCACCTGTAATGGCTACATTTTCTAAATCAACTCCCATAATTGGTGACTCGCATCGCAGCACTTTTTTCCCTTCAAAATAAGATTCTATTAGTTTGTATTGCTTTAGATCACCTGTGAATGAAATGAAAGCACCGTTTTTGGTATGCAGATTTACGTTAGATTTCATTTTGATAGGACCTGTTGTCCACGATCCAGAAGGAATCACAACAACGCCTCCACCAGATTCTGAACATTTTTGAATAGCCTCATTAATCGCTTTGGTACAAAGTACTTCAGTGTTTGGAACAGCTCCAAAAGCTGTAATATTCAAAGTATCTTCTTTAAATATTGGAATTTGCACCTCTGGCATTTTGAAAGGAAGTTCTCCATGTCTATTATTAATTCCAGCAAGCGTTTTGTTGCTGTAAAAAATAATAGCCAACATTAAACAAACCCAAAAAGTTGTTTTACTCTTCATCATAATAATTTATCTTTTTAAGACTTTATTTTTATCCAAAATCATTTGCAATTCAATCCCTGCCATAACAAAAGGACCAACAGCTTTGGCATCATTGTCGCCAATAGGTTCTGAAATATAGTATTCGAATGACCCGTCTCGGTCTTCTGGTTTTTTTCCTCCTAATCCTGCCACAGAACAACATCTTGTAATAGAAATTGTTTTATCGGGATTTTCTTTTACAAACTGTTTAAGAATTCCGTTAAAACCAATTCTTGCCGATTTCAGAAATTTATCCCCTACATATCCTTTTCTATATGCTTTGGCAAACGAATAGACAAACATTGTAGAGCAAGTAGATTCTAGATAATTGCCTTTTCGACTAGGTCGATCCATCACTTGCCACCATACTCCTGAATCTTTTTCCTGTGCTTTGAGAACCGCTGTGAACACTTTTTGAACACTATTTATCAAATTTTTTTTCTTGGGATGATTATCCGGAACAAAATCTAAAATATCAACTAAAGCCATACAATACCAACCTTGAGCACGTCCCCATATATGTGAAGAAAGTCCAGTTTCTTTGTTTGCCCAAAATTGTGTGCGTTTTTCATCATATCCATGAAAATTCAATCCCGTTTTTGAATCAAAAGTGTGTTTTTGAATGAGTTCTATTTGTAAAATGGCATCATCAATAGCTTTCGGTACATTGAAAACGGTGCCATATTGTGCTGAAAATGGATCAGTCATATACACACCATCCAGCCACATTTGCCAAGGATAACTTTTTTTATGCCAATAACCTCCGTCTGAATTTCTTGGATGTGTTTCTAACTGTTTGTGAAGTATGTCCATTGCTATTTTATAGCGTTCTTCACCTGTTTTCTTATAAATTTCAAAAAGGATTTTTCCAGAGTTTATTAAATCTAGACTATATTTTTCTAATGAATATCCACCTAGTATTTTTCCTTCCTTGTCAATAAGTTGATCAGCATAAGAAATTCCATAATCCCAATATTTTTGTTCTTTGGTATAATCATATAATTTTTGGTTGGCAAGTGTTACCAAACCATTTGTATAGTTCCATTTTGGAAATTTTACTCCATCCAGAAATACTGGATTGGGAACACGTTTTTGATCAGAATCAGCCATTTTTTTAGCCCATTCGATTGGTGTTATTTGTAATTCATTCTTTTTAGATTGTCCAAAAGCAACTAATTGACAAATCATTAAAGTGAGAACACAATATTTAATTTTAGGTATCATAATTTTTAAATTATTCCCATTTGTAATTTTAGGTAAAAGAAGTGTCCAAATAAGACACTTCTTTTTCAACAAAAATTAACTGACAAAAGTTTATGGAAGCCATCTTACATCTCCAACCTTATTGGTAACAATTGGAGAATTTGAATCTTTAATTTTTAAATTTCCTACTTTTGGATCTACAAATAAGTTTAGTGCACTAATTCCTAATGCGGTTCCTTGAATACTTGTTGGCCCCAGTAAATAATCTGTAGTGGTGTAGTTATTACTGTATTGTTGTGTACTACCTGCGGCAATGGCTTGTATCACTTTTCCGCAAGGAGAAGCCAATAAAACATTTTTGAAAACCAAAGTTGAACCTACAGCAGCTGGAATATTAATTAAAGACCTATTATAGGCATAATCATAAATTGTTACATTGTTGTATTCCAAATAAATTGGATAGGTAGAAGTACCATAATCGAACAAATTTCTGAAGTTTAGCGTATTATTGGTTGTTCCATAATAATCTTTCATGAAAGTACAATTATTGAAAACCGCTCTTTTAAAGTTATCTGCTCCAGCCGAACCTAGGGCAAATGTTCCGTAAGGACCAGAGTGACCTCCAACGTCTTGAAGAGTACAATAACTCATTTCAAAGTTGCCTACTTCTTTGTATTTACCATTCCCTTGATGTCTCCAAAAACCTCTTTTGAAATAATTGAATACACAGTTATAGAAAGTAATTTCATCGATTTTCCACGAAGTTCCACTGTTGAAGAAATAACTAGCATCTATGGTCTGATAAAAACGAATGTTTTCAAAAGCTAAAGCCGACAAATAAGCCCCTTCAGCTATGTTCCAATTTCCGTTTAATTCAATTTGAGGACGCTCGCCTTGTGTACTTCCTATGAGTCTAAATCCTTTTGAAATGGTAAAAGGAGTCACTTTGAATAGCGAACCCGCTTCTAGGAAATATTCTGTTCCTTCAGGTATCTTGGGATCTAAATTGTTAGCTCTCAAGATAGCATCCAAATCCATTCCTTTCATGATCAAAATTTGTCCAGCTGATGGCCCTGCCGAACGGAAAGTTACCTGATTGTATGGCCTGTC from Flavobacterium eburneipallidum includes these protein-coding regions:
- a CDS encoding TonB-dependent receptor, giving the protein MGLHKIILVFFFFCFGLVATAQSAKVKGVVLDKNNQSVANVNVSCKGNATQTNINGYYNITVPANQKVVLTFSHISLKKVTVTLTLKPNEDYEFNLVMNDRDEQMGEVVITSTNKKRVQGITTIEPETIRKIPGANAGVENILKSLPGVNSNNELSTQYAVRGGNYDENLVYVNEIEVYRPFLIRSGQQEGLSFTNTDLVQNIDFSAGGFQSKYGDKLSSVLDITYRNPTQFGAVAEASFLGASVAVDAVSKDKKWSQVSGIRYRNNSLLVNSQDTETNYTPMFIDFQTNVNFKPSDKWEFSFLGNISQNDYQYQPLTRQTNFGTIDNPMALLVFYEGQEKDKYTTYFGAVKSTYTASERATYKLIASAYHTQEQEHFDILAQYRLGEVDADSSSDTFGDVAFTRGIGSQLNHARNDLDALIINTELKGIYNFKKNQLEWGVKFTRESIRDRVIEWEVIDSAGFSINPPRDFLPVKNEPYEVYTGPLVPYQNVRATNFVDINRFSGYVQWSSKGYIGSNEIWLNAGVRSQSWTVSGDGIESATQFTFSPRAQISLKPNWSKDMFFRLSGGLYHQPPSYRELRDTDGVVQADVKAQQSVHIVLSNDYSFKMWNRPFKMVSEIYYKSLTDVNTYTLDNVRIRYAATNLAKAYAQGFDFRLNGEFVPGTESWFSFGYLKTEENSQGKGYISRPTDQRLKFALLFQDYMPRIPSIKLYLNLVYNTGLPGGSPSYSDPYLYQNRLNDYRRADVGFFKVLIDEQNPSAKRWLQPFKELAIGVEIFNLFDNQNAITNTWVRDVYSKNQYAIPNYMTTRVFNVKVNMRF
- a CDS encoding carbohydrate-binding protein; translation: MKKQFSITLLLIFFSVIGFSQTIQRIEAENYNDFNGVSIETNTALSGGKNIGNCRNGYWIKFTGHVFNQYDTRFDIAAASRTQTGSPTIGTLAGTVEIRIDAVNGTLIGTANINTTSTGNWTTYQIIPVSIAQTTGTHDLYFVFKPVTGNNYVGNFDYFEKITNASAVSYSLTTNVSPAASGTITSNQLGSQFVDGTQISLTATANFGYNFVRWVDANGNPVSTANPVTFAIASNVTYVAEFKAVNTYSISYLNSIDGSILTGLTPTAYTEGISSTLPVPTLMGYTFYGWSTSPTIPNTIKKIETTTTGNQVLYAFWGTAGTNNKETPAFPGAEGYGKYVTGGRGGRVIYVTNLNDSGTGSLRAAINQTGPRIVVFKVSGTIKLQSELGITDNITIAGQTAPGGGICLRDYNVTIRGNNVILRYLRFRMGDEQNVENDALGARFQQDIIIDHCSVSWSTDECASFYENKNFTLQWSILSESLRNSVHDKGAHGYGGIWGGMKASFHHNLLAHHDSRNPRLGEYATRTVPLEGLLDIRNNVIYNWGGNSCYGGDAMNVNLVNNYWKPGPGTSNSTKERILSTGRNLDPTSPLYGIWGKLYVDGNFVNGSTRATQDNWTYGVYNQFHGSQLPVSNDDKIAMKINAPHNPGEITTHTATNAYELVLDNVGASLYRDAVDKRAVDDTRSGTASIMNGGNGSTNGYIDTQSAAGGWPELPTEVAPVDTDNDGMPDVWETEKGLNPASATDGNLKTLDTGYTNIEVYINNIVKQITDRQNGTLAVNEYAQKTNLFYVYPTVGKNKITLKSVVENDTVAFISITGIVVKQIETTNLETTIAINDLSDGIYILKSLKTGLTTKIIVK